The Streptomyces europaeiscabiei genome window below encodes:
- a CDS encoding FAD-binding and (Fe-S)-binding domain-containing protein — MPTQAQSGTGETPKDSSTASREDLAAALRAVGVEFDDSPLARALYSSDASLYRVVPSTVVQARNAEDVIAARQVASELRVPVTMRGAGTSISGNAVGSGIVVDTRRFDRVLDIDPVARTARVEPGVVHADLQRAAAPHGLRFGPDPSSHSRCTIGGMIGNNACGSRALGYGRTVDNVESLRVLYGNGELALEQGGRPGGATARRLAAVGDANLLHLRTEFGRFGRQVSGYGLEHLLPERRRIERFLVGSEGSLATVLEATVRLVDDRVERRMLVLGYPTMADAADAVPALLAAVPGRLIACEGMDARIVDLVREKGSPVPDLPRGSGWLFAEVAGEDALDSVRRLVAAGAALDSRLIDDPREAAALWRIREDGAGLAGRSLATPAYGGWEDAAVPPEHLGAWLRDFEELLRAHGLQGIPYGHFGDGCIHCRIDFPFQPGEPASAGVFRDFMTACATRLRDYRGTLSGEHGDGRVRGELLPLMYDEASLTLFQQVKAVCDPDGILNPGIIADPVPITDGLRPVRPQAPVRSGLRLVHDDGDLGAAVHRCTGVGTCVAPRTAGVMCPSYLATRNERDSTRGRARVLQEALDGGLLLGGLRDPAVTEALDLCLACKGCASDCPSGVDMATYKSEVLHQRHDVAGVRRPRSHTFLGQLPKWARLTAPLASAANVLLRVKPLAGLVKWVAGIDHRRSVPKFASPTLRKATYASRTADASADVWIWADSFTDHFFPESGLAAIRFLESHGLAVRVIREDACCGLTWITTGRLDQARSIVSRTVRTLAPYIRTGIPVVALEPSCVASLRSDASELCDAQEADVVAAGVLTFAELVERLDLPLPDLTGVEVVAQPHCHQSAVIGWDTDQRLLERAGATVTKVRGCCGLAGNFGVEKGHYEVSVAVAETHLLPAVRAHTDAVFLADGMSCRVQLDDLADVSTQHLAELFASRV; from the coding sequence TGGCGAGTGAGCTGCGGGTTCCGGTCACGATGCGGGGTGCGGGCACCAGCATCTCAGGCAACGCGGTCGGCAGCGGCATCGTCGTCGACACCCGCCGGTTCGACCGGGTACTCGACATCGACCCGGTCGCACGTACGGCCCGGGTGGAACCGGGCGTGGTGCACGCGGACCTGCAGCGCGCGGCAGCGCCGCACGGGCTGCGCTTCGGACCGGACCCGTCCTCACACAGCCGCTGCACGATCGGCGGGATGATCGGGAACAACGCCTGTGGGTCGCGGGCCCTGGGCTACGGGCGGACGGTGGACAACGTCGAGTCGCTGCGCGTGCTGTACGGCAATGGCGAGCTGGCCCTTGAGCAAGGCGGTCGGCCCGGCGGTGCCACCGCCAGGCGTCTGGCGGCCGTCGGGGACGCGAATCTGCTCCATCTGCGTACCGAGTTCGGCCGCTTCGGCCGCCAGGTCAGCGGATACGGCCTGGAACACCTGCTGCCCGAGCGGCGCCGCATCGAACGGTTCCTCGTCGGCAGCGAAGGGTCGCTGGCCACGGTCCTCGAGGCGACCGTTCGGCTGGTCGACGACCGGGTCGAGCGCCGGATGCTGGTGCTCGGGTATCCGACGATGGCCGACGCGGCCGATGCGGTACCGGCGCTGCTGGCCGCCGTACCGGGTCGGCTCATCGCGTGCGAGGGCATGGACGCGCGCATCGTCGATCTGGTGCGCGAGAAGGGTTCGCCGGTTCCCGACCTGCCGAGGGGAAGTGGTTGGCTGTTCGCGGAGGTGGCCGGCGAGGACGCGCTGGATTCGGTGCGGCGGCTAGTCGCCGCCGGCGCCGCACTGGACAGCAGGCTGATCGACGACCCGCGCGAGGCGGCCGCGCTGTGGCGTATCCGTGAGGACGGCGCCGGGCTGGCGGGCAGGTCGCTGGCGACGCCGGCGTACGGGGGATGGGAGGACGCCGCCGTTCCGCCGGAGCACCTCGGTGCGTGGCTGCGTGACTTCGAGGAACTGTTGCGAGCTCACGGCCTTCAGGGCATTCCGTACGGGCACTTCGGCGACGGCTGTATCCACTGCCGCATCGACTTCCCCTTCCAGCCCGGCGAGCCCGCTTCGGCCGGGGTGTTCCGCGACTTCATGACGGCCTGTGCGACACGGCTGCGCGACTACCGCGGCACGCTGTCGGGGGAGCACGGTGACGGCCGGGTCCGCGGCGAGCTGTTGCCACTGATGTACGACGAGGCGTCCCTCACCCTGTTCCAGCAGGTCAAGGCGGTCTGCGACCCCGACGGCATCCTGAACCCGGGCATCATCGCCGACCCGGTTCCGATCACCGACGGCCTGCGCCCGGTGCGTCCTCAGGCGCCGGTGCGTTCCGGTCTGCGGCTGGTGCACGACGACGGAGACCTCGGGGCCGCGGTGCATCGCTGCACCGGCGTGGGGACGTGCGTGGCGCCGAGGACCGCCGGGGTGATGTGCCCCTCCTATCTCGCCACGAGGAACGAGCGGGACTCGACCCGCGGCCGCGCCCGGGTGCTTCAGGAGGCGCTCGACGGTGGACTGCTGCTCGGTGGTCTCCGGGACCCTGCCGTCACGGAGGCACTCGACCTGTGCCTCGCGTGCAAAGGCTGCGCGAGCGACTGCCCCAGCGGCGTCGACATGGCCACGTACAAGTCCGAGGTGCTGCACCAGCGGCACGACGTCGCCGGGGTGAGGCGACCGCGGTCGCACACGTTCCTCGGACAGCTCCCGAAGTGGGCCCGGCTCACCGCGCCGCTGGCGTCGGCGGCCAACGTGCTCCTGCGCGTCAAGCCGCTCGCCGGCCTGGTCAAATGGGTCGCGGGCATCGACCACCGGCGGTCCGTGCCGAAGTTCGCCTCCCCCACCCTCAGGAAGGCGACGTACGCATCTCGCACCGCGGACGCGTCGGCCGACGTGTGGATCTGGGCCGACTCCTTCACCGACCACTTCTTCCCGGAGTCCGGCCTGGCGGCGATCCGGTTCCTGGAGTCGCACGGCCTCGCGGTCCGTGTCATCCGGGAGGACGCCTGTTGCGGCCTGACCTGGATCACGACCGGTCGGCTCGACCAGGCGCGGAGCATCGTGAGCCGGACGGTGCGGACGCTCGCGCCCTACATCCGCACTGGGATTCCGGTGGTGGCGCTGGAGCCGTCCTGTGTCGCGTCGCTGCGCAGCGACGCGAGCGAGCTGTGCGACGCCCAGGAGGCGGACGTGGTGGCCGCGGGGGTACTGACCTTCGCGGAGCTGGTCGAGCGCCTCGACCTGCCCCTGCCGGACCTGACCGGCGTGGAGGTGGTCGCGCAGCCTCACTGCCACCAGAGCGCGGTCATCGGCTGGGACACCGACCAGCGTCTGCTGGAGAGGGCCGGCGCGACCGTCACCAAGGTGCGGGGATGCTGTGGCCTGGCGGGCAACTTCGGTGTGGAGAAGGGGCACTACGAGGTCAGCGTGGCGGTCGCCGAGACGCATCTTCTGCCGGCGGTGCGAGCACACACGGACGCGGTGTTCCTGGCGGACGGTATGTCCTGCCGAGTCCAGCTCGACGACCTGGCCGACGTGTCGACCCAGCACCTGGCCGAACTGTTCGCCTCCCGCGTCTGA
- a CDS encoding cold-shock protein, giving the protein MAAGTVKWFNAEKGFGFIEQDGGGPDVFAHYSNIAAQGFRELLEGQKVNFDIAQGQKGPTAENIVPA; this is encoded by the coding sequence ATGGCTGCTGGCACCGTTAAGTGGTTCAACGCGGAAAAGGGCTTCGGCTTCATCGAGCAGGACGGCGGCGGCCCCGACGTGTTCGCCCACTACTCGAACATCGCCGCCCAGGGCTTCCGTGAGCTGCTCGAGGGCCAGAAGGTGAACTTCGACATCGCGCAGGGCCAGAAGGGCCCGACGGCCGAGAACATCGTTCCGGCCTGA
- a CDS encoding DEAD/DEAH box helicase, with translation MNRTRTNNRSARTRNGSADATKGGSRFSSQAPRRSGAPARSGGYGRRPAAVQGEFALPETITPALPSVENFAELAMPEQLLAELGKQGVTAPFPIQGATLPNSLAGRDVLGRGRTGSGKTLAFGLALLARTAGQRAEPRQPLGLILVPTRELAQQVTDALTPYARSLRLRMATVVGGMSIGKQAGALRGGAEVVVATPGRLKDLIDRGDCRLNQVGITVLDEADQMADMGFMPQVTALLDQVRPEGQRMLFSATLDRNVDLLVRRYLTDPVVHSVDPSAGAVTTMEHHVLHVHGADKHAATVEIAARDGRVIMFLDTKHAVDRLTQDLLNSGVRAAALHGGKSQPQRTRTLAQFKTGHVSVLVATNVAARGIHVDNLDLVVNVDPPTDHKDYLHRGGRTARAGESGSVVTLVTPNQRRGMVRLMADAGIRPQTTQVRSGDEALSQITGAQAPSGIPVVITAPVVERPKRSTSSRGRRRPASATRRAPVRQSGYDAAA, from the coding sequence ATGAACCGCACACGAACGAACAACCGCTCCGCCCGCACCCGCAATGGCAGTGCCGACGCCACCAAGGGCGGCAGCCGTTTCAGCTCGCAGGCACCGCGCCGTTCCGGCGCGCCTGCCCGTTCCGGCGGTTACGGCCGCCGACCCGCCGCGGTGCAGGGTGAGTTCGCTCTCCCCGAAACGATCACCCCGGCGCTGCCTTCCGTCGAGAACTTCGCCGAGCTCGCCATGCCCGAGCAGCTTCTGGCCGAACTCGGCAAGCAGGGGGTGACCGCGCCGTTCCCGATCCAGGGCGCGACGCTGCCGAACTCTCTGGCGGGCCGTGACGTTCTGGGGCGCGGACGGACCGGTTCCGGCAAGACCCTCGCCTTCGGCCTCGCCCTGCTGGCCCGCACCGCCGGACAGCGGGCCGAGCCCCGCCAGCCGCTGGGGTTGATCCTCGTACCGACGCGGGAGCTGGCCCAGCAGGTGACCGACGCGCTCACTCCGTACGCCCGCTCCCTCAGGCTGCGGATGGCCACGGTGGTGGGCGGAATGTCGATCGGCAAGCAGGCCGGCGCGCTGCGCGGCGGGGCAGAGGTCGTCGTCGCGACCCCGGGCCGGCTGAAGGACCTCATCGATCGTGGCGACTGCCGACTGAACCAAGTCGGCATCACGGTGCTGGACGAGGCCGACCAGATGGCTGACATGGGGTTCATGCCGCAGGTCACCGCGCTGCTCGACCAGGTGCGTCCGGAGGGGCAGCGGATGCTGTTCTCCGCCACCCTGGACCGTAACGTCGACCTGCTGGTGCGCCGCTATCTGACCGACCCCGTCGTGCACTCGGTCGACCCGTCGGCCGGTGCAGTCACGACGATGGAACACCACGTCCTGCACGTCCACGGTGCCGACAAGCACGCCGCCACCGTGGAGATCGCCGCCCGCGACGGCCGCGTGATCATGTTCCTGGACACCAAGCACGCCGTCGACCGGCTGACCCAGGACCTGCTCAACAGCGGGGTACGGGCCGCCGCGCTGCACGGCGGCAAGTCGCAGCCGCAGCGCACCCGCACACTTGCGCAGTTCAAGACCGGGCACGTCAGCGTGCTGGTCGCGACCAATGTCGCGGCGCGCGGCATCCACGTCGACAACCTCGACCTCGTCGTCAACGTCGACCCGCCGACCGACCACAAGGACTATCTCCACCGCGGTGGCCGTACGGCCCGTGCCGGAGAGTCCGGCAGCGTGGTCACCCTGGTCACACCGAACCAGCGTCGCGGCATGGTCCGCCTCATGGCGGACGCCGGAATCCGGCCGCAGACCACCCAGGTCCGTTCGGGCGACGAGGCCCTGAGCCAGATCACCGGCGCCCAGGCCCCGTCCGGCATCCCGGTCGTCATCACCGCACCGGTGGTCGAACGCCCCAAGCGCAGCACCTCCTCCCGAGGCCGCCGCCGCCCCGCTTCGGCGACCCGGCGCGCGCCCGTACGCCAGTCCGGCTACGACGCGGCGGCCTAG
- a CDS encoding CBS domain-containing protein, whose amino-acid sequence MTLVQMQPRPAGANPVHRTAVEVMDAAGPQVCDDMSVEVALAVMTAARTGRLVVCDQDDQYIGVVTQGELTAVRESSAYTDRVRLRDILDDHGSFTSPVSTRGEVEYAKRHLRLGVLPVVDMQGGALGVVGLAH is encoded by the coding sequence TTGACGTTGGTTCAGATGCAGCCCCGCCCGGCGGGCGCCAACCCCGTGCACAGGACGGCGGTAGAGGTCATGGACGCGGCCGGACCGCAGGTCTGTGACGACATGAGCGTCGAGGTGGCCCTGGCCGTCATGACCGCCGCACGCACGGGCCGACTGGTCGTCTGCGACCAGGACGACCAGTACATCGGCGTGGTCACCCAGGGCGAACTCACCGCCGTCCGTGAAAGCTCGGCGTACACGGATCGCGTCCGCCTGCGCGACATCCTCGACGACCACGGATCGTTCACCTCGCCCGTGAGCACGAGGGGCGAAGTCGAGTACGCGAAGCGCCACCTCCGGCTCGGTGTCCTGCCGGTCGTCGACATGCAAGGCGGCGCCCTCGGCGTCGTCGGCCTCGCCCACTGA
- a CDS encoding SCO5918 family protein, with amino-acid sequence MRCVIARFPFELTKSGVLESMKGIKPEPGSGETVTIGRRHYPVKQVGEVITRQDRRDFTAGEVLRAMTQLGFTCRPLPEAAPVSLLSPLQKASAMLGTSVSV; translated from the coding sequence ATGCGCTGCGTCATCGCCCGCTTCCCCTTCGAGCTCACCAAGAGCGGTGTGCTGGAGTCGATGAAGGGCATCAAGCCCGAACCGGGCTCCGGCGAGACCGTGACCATCGGCCGCCGGCACTACCCCGTCAAGCAGGTCGGCGAGGTCATCACCCGTCAGGACCGCCGTGACTTCACGGCCGGCGAAGTCCTGCGGGCCATGACTCAGCTGGGCTTCACCTGCCGCCCCCTCCCCGAGGCCGCGCCCGTAAGCCTCCTCAGCCCGCTCCAGAAAGCCTCCGCGATGCTCGGCACCTCTGTGTCCGTCTGA
- a CDS encoding serine/threonine-protein kinase: MNEDDRGPGRRVVDGRFELETRLGGGGMGTVWRARDLALHRLVAVKEVRPPDRDLAEYDPEGARTLRERVLREARALARIDHPNVVTIHHIVDGGDGTYPWIVMELVSGGSLADRLAQGPMPPAEAARIGRQVLGALTAAHDAGIQHRDVKPANVLLRPDGRPVLTDFGIAAIRETTGLTATGSVIGTPDFMAPERISGHEGGSASDLWSLAMMMYTAVEGHHPLRRGTTLATLAAVLNDDVQPPVRAGALGDVLMSVLVRDPSARPSAAVLDLRLAEIESGPAAPAVWDAPTSYPLVPPSPSAHPAPPHSGGFTSPTAFAPSGVTPSPPPSIGVGKDAPDPARATTAGFGPPPFQAPPMRAPYQPVTAPVGPVRRRAPRLGVLMSVTGASLAGALILLWWLLPLGDDTRDLDTGASDAGASATASAPKSTVSPADATPATQQPKDAETGGMLTPDGIRTAIKAFEKETDRDMFGDFSVYPDYVSAQLMVEGSDTRYDTYTYRPGQGVEKGIIKGTLAGGEQPVSLDDFNWDKVPALLKEAAKKLNVTDPENRYLLVRQPNDIFGTPAGIAVYLSDEYNRSGYLEADTDGKVTRVMPAED, from the coding sequence ATGAACGAGGACGACAGAGGACCCGGAAGACGAGTCGTCGACGGGCGCTTCGAGTTGGAGACCCGTCTCGGCGGTGGCGGGATGGGGACGGTCTGGCGGGCCAGGGACCTGGCACTGCACAGGCTTGTGGCCGTCAAGGAGGTCCGTCCGCCCGACCGGGACCTCGCCGAGTACGACCCCGAGGGCGCACGGACGCTGCGTGAGCGGGTGCTGCGCGAGGCCAGGGCCCTGGCCCGCATCGACCATCCGAACGTCGTCACCATCCACCACATAGTCGACGGCGGCGACGGCACCTACCCGTGGATCGTGATGGAACTGGTCAGTGGTGGCTCGCTGGCCGACCGGCTGGCCCAGGGCCCGATGCCGCCGGCCGAGGCGGCGCGGATCGGTCGGCAGGTGCTGGGCGCACTGACCGCCGCACACGACGCCGGTATCCAGCACCGGGACGTCAAGCCTGCCAACGTGCTGCTGCGCCCCGACGGTCGTCCCGTCCTCACCGACTTCGGTATCGCCGCGATCCGGGAGACGACCGGCCTCACCGCCACCGGCTCCGTCATCGGTACGCCCGACTTCATGGCCCCGGAGCGCATATCGGGGCACGAGGGCGGATCCGCCTCCGACCTGTGGTCGCTGGCGATGATGATGTACACCGCCGTGGAGGGCCACCACCCGCTGCGCCGCGGCACCACCCTGGCCACCCTCGCCGCGGTCCTCAACGACGACGTCCAACCGCCGGTTCGCGCCGGTGCCCTGGGCGACGTGCTGATGAGCGTGCTCGTGCGAGACCCGTCAGCGCGGCCGTCGGCAGCCGTACTGGACCTGCGGCTGGCCGAGATCGAGTCGGGGCCGGCCGCTCCGGCGGTGTGGGACGCGCCCACCTCGTATCCGCTGGTTCCGCCGTCACCCTCCGCCCACCCGGCCCCGCCGCACTCGGGCGGCTTCACGTCGCCGACCGCGTTCGCCCCGTCCGGCGTCACCCCCTCGCCGCCCCCTTCCATCGGGGTCGGCAAAGACGCTCCCGACCCGGCGCGTGCCACCACCGCCGGATTCGGCCCGCCGCCGTTCCAGGCACCGCCGATGCGGGCTCCGTATCAGCCGGTGACCGCCCCCGTAGGGCCGGTACGCCGACGCGCACCGCGCCTCGGCGTCCTGATGAGCGTGACGGGAGCCTCGCTCGCCGGTGCCCTGATCCTGCTCTGGTGGCTGCTGCCGTTGGGAGACGACACCCGCGACTTGGACACAGGTGCCTCGGACGCGGGCGCCTCGGCCACCGCCTCGGCCCCGAAGTCGACTGTCTCACCGGCCGACGCCACCCCGGCTACCCAGCAGCCGAAGGATGCGGAGACCGGCGGCATGCTGACTCCGGACGGCATCCGCACCGCGATCAAGGCGTTCGAGAAGGAGACGGACCGAGACATGTTCGGTGACTTCTCGGTCTACCCGGACTACGTGTCGGCCCAGCTCATGGTCGAGGGCAGTGACACAAGGTACGACACCTACACCTACCGTCCGGGGCAGGGGGTGGAGAAGGGCATCATCAAGGGCACCCTCGCCGGCGGCGAACAGCCCGTCAGCCTCGACGACTTCAACTGGGACAAGGTTCCCGCACTCCTCAAGGAGGCGGCGAAGAAGCTCAACGTCACCGATCCTGAGAACCGATACCTGCTGGTGAGACAGCCCAACGACATCTTCGGCACCCCAGCCGGAATCGCCGTCTACCTGAGCGACGAGTACAACCGGTCCGGATACCTGGAGGCCGACACCGACGGCAAGGTGACCCGCGTGATGCCCGCGGAGGACTGA